The Acidianus manzaensis genome has a window encoding:
- a CDS encoding 4-phosphopantoate--beta-alanine ligase, producing MDNTQSSKEGSLRDLIPINHPRRESLLIREKLVEALKDNVLTPSGLIAHGRGECFDYLFGEKTQDFAKKAIEAASATLLLAKNPVISVNGNMAALVPKELIELANLINAKLEINLFYRSEERLKAIKNVLIKNGAKEVLGVDDELTTIPELFSERRKVSKNGIFIADVVLLALEDGDRTEALVKMNKKVIAIDLNPLSRTSKAANITIVDNIIRAIPLMIQKVNELKNYNTGQLREIIENYDNKKIILDSLKFISGRFQEFSLSL from the coding sequence ATGGATAACACACAATCCAGCAAAGAAGGGAGCTTACGTGATTTAATCCCAATTAATCACCCTAGAAGAGAATCTTTATTAATTAGAGAAAAATTAGTAGAAGCGCTCAAAGATAATGTTCTTACTCCTTCTGGATTAATAGCGCACGGTAGAGGAGAATGTTTTGATTATCTATTTGGAGAAAAAACACAAGATTTTGCAAAAAAAGCTATAGAAGCAGCATCGGCTACATTACTATTAGCTAAAAATCCAGTTATTTCAGTAAACGGAAACATGGCAGCATTAGTTCCAAAAGAACTTATAGAGCTAGCAAATCTAATCAATGCCAAACTGGAAATTAATCTTTTCTACAGAAGTGAGGAAAGATTAAAAGCAATAAAAAATGTCTTAATTAAAAATGGAGCCAAAGAAGTTTTAGGAGTAGATGATGAATTAACTACTATTCCAGAACTTTTTAGTGAAAGAAGAAAAGTTAGCAAAAATGGCATCTTTATAGCAGACGTAGTGTTATTAGCATTAGAAGATGGAGATAGAACTGAAGCACTAGTAAAAATGAATAAAAAAGTTATAGCAATAGATTTAAATCCTTTATCAAGAACTTCCAAGGCTGCAAATATAACTATTGTGGATAATATAATAAGAGCTATTCCATTAATGATACAAAAAGTGAATGAATTGAAAAACTATAATACCGGACAATTAAGGGAAATAATAGAAAATTATGATAATAAAAAGATAATTTTAGATTCGCTTAAGTTTATCTCAGGAAGATTTCAAGAATTTTCTCTAAGTCTATAA
- a CDS encoding pantoate kinase, with protein MEVLVPISISGIWYPKISNNFENSGSIGLTMVLEPYTLFEIKRGEPEIVFNNKKINFPNLDYLKQKLGSLTLSVNSEIPLGFGYGMSGSISLAYALGSVELLGKNEDEAIKIAHESEVINGNGLGDVISQYYGGGLVYRKEPGYRGKVEIIDIEWKRICSKPIESISTKSIIKDSTLALDYINAFLSNRTIENFFELSRKFNESLGFKSPYPKSFRKKGLIVKLEDCNESWITHNPAKKGAYVI; from the coding sequence ATTGAAGTTCTTGTTCCAATAAGTATTTCTGGAATTTGGTACCCAAAGATCTCAAATAATTTTGAAAATTCTGGTTCTATTGGTCTAACCATGGTTCTCGAACCTTATACTCTATTTGAAATCAAGAGAGGGGAGCCAGAAATAGTTTTTAATAATAAGAAAATCAATTTCCCAAATCTTGATTATTTAAAGCAAAAACTAGGAAGCCTTACACTTTCAGTCAATTCAGAGATACCTTTAGGATTTGGATATGGTATGAGCGGAAGTATAAGCTTAGCTTATGCTTTAGGCAGTGTAGAATTACTAGGAAAAAATGAAGACGAAGCTATAAAAATTGCTCACGAAAGTGAAGTAATAAATGGAAATGGATTAGGAGATGTAATTTCACAATATTATGGAGGAGGACTTGTATACAGAAAAGAACCAGGTTATAGAGGAAAAGTAGAAATTATTGATATTGAGTGGAAAAGGATATGTAGTAAACCTATTGAATCTATATCTACTAAAAGTATTATAAAAGATTCAACTCTAGCATTAGACTACATAAACGCGTTTCTATCTAATAGAACTATTGAAAATTTTTTTGAGTTGTCTAGAAAATTCAATGAAAGTTTAGGATTTAAATCCCCTTATCCAAAATCCTTTCGAAAGAAAGGATTAATAGTTAAATTAGAAGATTGTAATGAATCATGGATAACACACAATCCAGCAAAGAAGGGAGCTTACGTGATTTAA
- a CDS encoding FAD-binding protein: MRDLLLDASIFSRALVGIDINSIKKQMVQEQKELVVGRLTSMSGDILSYLNPKIVISRDRLSDGSIVKFLNQKKFGLDLVEVPTGVTFEELINFLSKEGYFPIIFPVYLKGTIGGFISTNGSGFGSYKYGFVKSKTTLYEIKDTATATILVAKYPEVIELDQEVPYAWSGIIIDGSFKYYLPASYSSIVHLKGPSISTSQVIGEISKISNGMLKRDYIPICLRSSDYSLLSSAPIEKKIGYIINYNSPARNYVICGTIKDDEINQVFNYLKKNPSVLPFPGLQEYKEIHKAIMEKYKKDIKIPKNLEKYKSQFIDVTKCINCSICLDSCIAYKSSKNIIYSPLGKFNRLVTGETKFEYCLGCKEDEDVCPVGINISSLTTEFLPRISSSREKLSIQLESLPNRFKDLEKEIDSKYRNNPLYVLFVGCSYKYDPLGVEGFLDFLIQNGDKIDKRFSPRVKIIDMACCGFDKYISGDIDGAKSDVNKIIEMKNRLNASGIYFLCPEGLYVYNTLSQDRGVLAFELLKPFIKDKIHSGCWARKLGIEGDDNECAGLFLTSYKDSEIPLKKKSDVLTICPFSTWKFSSKSVYSIFLRSIQLNSKIEIPQVSDQLLIDIIKKSLIQSIYDSIDEIADKLSNWVMGGSNYFMLLVIPIIRKRMVSILKSEFLNNSEILNYIKFLNSNKVLMEDKIDKISSTVNSIDYTNIVIDLIPKILSSSKLEYDSRKIVETDHFKIVMNDVIKKAVTDKVLEDIIIEVSYSK, from the coding sequence GTGAGAGATTTGCTCCTTGATGCATCAATATTCAGCAGAGCTTTAGTTGGTATTGATATTAATAGTATAAAGAAACAAATGGTACAAGAACAAAAGGAGCTAGTAGTAGGAAGACTAACTTCTATGTCTGGAGATATTTTGTCCTATTTAAATCCTAAAATAGTTATTTCTAGAGATAGACTTTCTGATGGATCAATAGTTAAATTCTTAAATCAGAAAAAATTTGGATTAGATTTAGTTGAAGTTCCTACAGGAGTTACTTTTGAAGAATTAATTAATTTCTTGAGTAAAGAGGGATACTTTCCAATAATATTTCCTGTCTATTTAAAAGGAACTATTGGAGGTTTTATTTCTACTAACGGATCTGGTTTTGGTAGTTATAAATATGGATTTGTAAAAAGTAAAACTACATTATATGAAATCAAAGATACGGCTACAGCTACTATTCTTGTAGCTAAATATCCAGAGGTAATAGAATTAGATCAAGAAGTTCCTTATGCTTGGAGTGGAATAATAATTGATGGTAGCTTTAAATATTATTTACCCGCATCTTATTCTTCTATAGTTCATCTTAAAGGACCAAGTATTTCAACTAGTCAAGTTATCGGAGAAATTTCAAAAATTTCAAATGGGATGCTTAAAAGAGATTATATTCCTATATGTTTAAGATCTTCTGATTATAGTTTATTGAGTTCAGCTCCCATAGAAAAGAAAATAGGATATATAATCAATTATAATTCTCCAGCTAGGAATTATGTTATTTGCGGGACTATAAAGGATGATGAAATAAATCAAGTGTTTAATTATCTTAAAAAGAATCCATCAGTACTTCCCTTTCCGGGTTTGCAAGAATATAAAGAGATACACAAAGCCATAATGGAGAAATATAAAAAGGATATAAAAATACCAAAGAATCTAGAAAAATATAAGTCACAATTTATTGATGTTACAAAATGTATAAATTGTAGTATTTGTTTAGATTCTTGTATTGCATATAAATCTTCGAAGAATATTATTTACTCTCCATTAGGTAAATTTAATAGATTAGTAACTGGAGAAACTAAATTCGAATATTGTTTAGGATGCAAGGAAGATGAAGATGTTTGTCCAGTAGGTATAAATATATCAAGTTTGACTACTGAATTCTTACCTAGGATTTCATCTTCTAGAGAAAAATTGTCTATTCAATTAGAAAGTTTACCTAATCGATTTAAAGATCTTGAAAAAGAAATAGACTCAAAATATAGGAATAATCCGTTATATGTACTCTTTGTAGGTTGTTCATATAAATATGATCCTTTAGGGGTAGAAGGCTTTTTAGATTTTCTAATACAAAATGGCGATAAAATAGATAAAAGATTTTCTCCAAGAGTAAAAATAATAGATATGGCGTGCTGTGGGTTTGATAAGTATATTTCTGGTGATATTGACGGAGCAAAGTCAGATGTGAATAAAATAATTGAAATGAAAAATAGGTTAAACGCATCTGGTATATACTTTTTATGTCCTGAAGGACTTTATGTTTATAATACTCTGTCTCAAGATAGAGGTGTATTAGCTTTTGAACTTTTGAAGCCATTTATAAAGGATAAAATTCATTCAGGCTGTTGGGCTAGAAAGCTAGGTATTGAGGGAGATGACAATGAATGTGCTGGTCTTTTCTTGACGTCATATAAAGATTCTGAAATCCCATTAAAGAAAAAATCAGACGTATTGACAATATGTCCATTCTCTACATGGAAATTCTCTTCAAAATCCGTCTACTCCATTTTTCTTAGATCTATTCAATTAAATAGCAAAATAGAAATACCTCAAGTTTCTGATCAGCTATTAATAGATATTATAAAGAAATCGCTAATACAATCAATTTATGATTCTATTGATGAAATAGCTGACAAACTAAGTAATTGGGTTATGGGAGGGTCTAACTATTTTATGCTACTAGTAATACCTATAATTAGGAAAAGAATGGTTAGTATATTAAAGTCAGAGTTTCTAAATAATTCTGAGATATTGAATTATATAAAATTTTTAAATTCTAACAAAGTATTGATGGAAGATAAAATTGATAAAATATCTTCAACGGTTAATTCCATTGATTATACTAATATTGTTATAGATTTAATACCTAAAATTTTGTCATCAAGCAAACTTGAATATGATTCTAGAAAAATTGTTGAGACAGATCATTTTAAGATAGTTATGAATGACGTTATTAAAAAAGCTGTTACAGATAAAGTTTTAGAAGATATAATTATTGAAGTTAGCTATTCTAAATAG
- a CDS encoding MoaD family protein, with amino-acid sequence MKMIKIRYFAFLKDITSKSEEEVEINCKDINCLIEFLSKKYGKRMQDALINGINGIKVTILVNGEIKNEINPGDEIAILPPPAGGDVIKGKFNFLDEIKKFRQEAPPEAGSLVVYLGFVKGIVEGHKVYELDYESYEDYTVKRISEIESSVKRKYSDVINIKILHAIDKMKPGDDVILIMCIGKGRKDAIHAIEEAIELVKHTTGIWKLEIRDDGEFWVVAGNTRVKRE; translated from the coding sequence CTGAAAATGATCAAAATTAGATACTTTGCTTTCCTTAAGGATATAACAAGTAAAAGTGAAGAAGAAGTAGAGATAAATTGCAAAGATATTAATTGTTTGATTGAATTTCTATCAAAAAAATATGGAAAAAGAATGCAAGATGCTCTAATAAATGGAATAAATGGAATAAAAGTCACTATACTTGTTAATGGTGAGATAAAAAATGAAATTAATCCTGGTGACGAAATAGCTATATTGCCACCTCCTGCAGGTGGAGATGTAATTAAAGGTAAATTCAATTTTTTAGATGAAATAAAAAAATTTAGGCAAGAAGCTCCACCAGAAGCTGGATCTTTAGTAGTTTATTTAGGTTTTGTAAAAGGAATAGTAGAAGGGCATAAAGTTTATGAGTTAGACTACGAGTCCTATGAGGATTACACAGTAAAAAGAATAAGTGAAATAGAATCATCAGTAAAAAGAAAATATAGTGACGTTATAAATATAAAAATTCTTCATGCTATTGACAAAATGAAACCTGGAGATGATGTAATTCTAATAATGTGCATAGGAAAAGGAAGAAAAGATGCTATACATGCTATAGAAGAGGCAATAGAATTAGTAAAACATACTACTGGAATTTGGAAATTGGAAATAAGAGATGATGGTGAATTTTGGGTAGTTGCAGGAAATACTAGGGTGAAAAGAGAATGA
- the thiD gene encoding bifunctional hydroxymethylpyrimidine kinase/phosphomethylpyrimidine kinase: protein MIKKVAMSIAGLDTGNGAGAESDLKVMEILGVHPVIAITAITVQNTLGISAIQQVEPDFLKREILALKEDFEISSIKIGMIYNKEQFKVVNEILDDNIPVVTDPVIYAKDGTQLINDIEDYKKLILAKSTVITPNAVEASILSGIKIESIKDGENAAKELYEKFDIPYIIIKGGHLSGEYSFDLLYDGKDFFEIGYPRLNNRNTHGTGSIFASIISAELAKGNSIYDAFLTAKEILQHSIYYGLNIGKGIGPIDPVSYLEKKSQKYSVLEEMRIFGDFIENTENFWKLIPEVQSNFAHSIIPSYVSTLEDIATFRGRIIRRWDKKVVVGYPAIFGNPTHTARLLFSIISMGENARNLINIRYDENILKEFKKLGYEIVEINRDLEPLEPEGSTMQWIAKYVKDNFSKIPNVIYDKGMKGKEAMIRFWTTDLQEMIDSLKTICNNI, encoded by the coding sequence ATGATAAAAAAAGTGGCTATGAGCATTGCAGGTTTGGATACAGGAAATGGAGCCGGTGCAGAATCAGATCTTAAAGTTATGGAAATCTTAGGAGTACACCCTGTAATTGCAATAACTGCTATAACAGTTCAAAATACATTAGGAATTTCCGCAATACAGCAAGTAGAACCAGATTTCCTAAAAAGAGAAATACTAGCCTTAAAAGAAGATTTTGAAATCTCTTCAATAAAAATAGGTATGATATATAATAAAGAACAATTTAAAGTAGTGAATGAGATTTTAGATGACAATATACCTGTAGTTACAGATCCAGTAATATATGCTAAAGACGGAACACAACTCATAAATGACATAGAAGATTATAAAAAACTAATATTAGCAAAATCTACTGTAATAACTCCAAATGCAGTAGAAGCTTCGATTTTATCTGGAATAAAGATCGAATCAATAAAAGATGGTGAAAATGCAGCTAAAGAACTTTATGAAAAATTTGATATTCCTTATATTATAATAAAGGGAGGACATCTTAGTGGTGAATATAGTTTTGATTTATTGTATGATGGCAAAGATTTCTTTGAAATTGGATATCCAAGGTTAAATAATAGAAATACTCATGGCACAGGCAGTATTTTTGCTTCAATAATATCAGCAGAACTTGCTAAAGGAAATTCTATATACGATGCTTTTCTAACCGCTAAAGAAATTTTACAACACTCAATATATTATGGTTTAAACATAGGTAAAGGCATAGGGCCTATAGATCCAGTATCTTATTTGGAGAAAAAATCTCAAAAATATAGCGTATTAGAAGAAATGAGAATTTTTGGTGATTTTATTGAGAATACAGAAAATTTTTGGAAATTAATACCAGAAGTGCAATCTAATTTTGCTCATAGTATAATACCTAGTTACGTTAGTACATTAGAAGATATTGCTACTTTTAGAGGAAGAATTATAAGAAGATGGGATAAAAAAGTAGTAGTAGGTTATCCAGCAATTTTTGGCAACCCAACACATACTGCAAGATTACTCTTCTCAATTATCTCAATGGGAGAAAATGCTAGAAATTTAATTAATATTAGATATGACGAAAATATACTTAAGGAATTCAAAAAATTAGGATATGAAATTGTGGAAATAAATAGAGATTTGGAGCCACTAGAGCCTGAGGGAAGTACAATGCAGTGGATAGCTAAATATGTAAAAGATAATTTTAGCAAGATTCCTAACGTAATCTATGATAAGGGAATGAAAGGAAAGGAAGCCATGATTAGATTCTGGACTACCGATCTTCAAGAAATGATAGATAGCTTAAAGACTATATGTAATAACATCTAG
- a CDS encoding HD domain-containing protein: MELERLLVGAKNLVRTGWMQKGIPPAVGETVAEHCFEAAILAYVISSKLKEKSINVNPDHAAIIALFHDVGETVLGDFPKWTSQRLDKRNAEKEAFKFLGVGEDIFEEFKSQKSLESKIAKLSDRLSTYLQSTRYIKQGYDVKEIKESYITEIKEISSSYPFSIIKDFIYELLGDKDF; encoded by the coding sequence ATGGAATTAGAAAGATTACTTGTAGGAGCTAAAAATTTAGTAAGAACAGGTTGGATGCAAAAAGGAATACCTCCAGCAGTAGGAGAGACTGTAGCAGAACACTGTTTTGAAGCTGCAATATTAGCTTATGTAATTTCAAGTAAGTTAAAAGAAAAATCTATAAATGTAAACCCAGACCATGCAGCAATAATAGCATTATTTCATGATGTAGGAGAAACAGTATTAGGCGATTTTCCTAAATGGACTTCTCAAAGGTTAGATAAGAGGAATGCTGAAAAAGAAGCCTTCAAATTTTTAGGAGTTGGCGAAGATATTTTTGAAGAATTCAAGTCCCAAAAGAGTTTAGAATCTAAAATAGCCAAATTATCAGACAGATTATCTACATATTTACAAAGTACTAGATATATAAAACAAGGATATGATGTAAAAGAGATAAAAGAATCCTATATTACTGAAATCAAAGAAATTTCATCTTCTTATCCATTTTCTATTATAAAAGATTTTATCTATGAACTATTAGGAGATAAAGATTTTTAG
- the ppa gene encoding inorganic diphosphatase, with protein sequence MKATAGSKAPDLVNAFIEIPMGSNIKYEYDEEEEVIKVDRILYTSMVYPLNYGFIPGTLSEDGDPLDILVISNYPFAPGSVVEVRPIALIYMTDEEGVDKKILAVPKDKVDPTFSNIKDVTDIPDALKNKLVHFFEHYKELEPGKWVKISGWGTSQEAKEEIKKAIERKQK encoded by the coding sequence ATGAAAGCTACAGCAGGAAGTAAAGCTCCAGATTTAGTAAATGCTTTTATTGAAATACCAATGGGTTCAAATATAAAATACGAATATGATGAGGAAGAAGAAGTAATAAAGGTAGATAGGATCTTGTATACTTCTATGGTATATCCATTAAATTATGGATTTATTCCAGGTACGCTAAGTGAAGATGGAGATCCATTAGATATCTTAGTTATAAGTAACTATCCTTTTGCTCCAGGTAGTGTAGTAGAAGTAAGGCCAATAGCATTAATTTATATGACTGATGAAGAAGGAGTAGACAAGAAAATATTAGCAGTTCCAAAAGATAAAGTAGATCCTACGTTTTCAAATATAAAAGATGTTACTGACATACCGGACGCATTAAAAAATAAGTTAGTGCACTTCTTTGAGCATTATAAAGAATTAGAGCCAGGAAAATGGGTAAAAATTTCAGGTTGGGGAACTAGTCAAGAAGCAAAAGAAGAGATAAAGAAGGCGATTGAGAGGAAACAAAAATAA
- a CDS encoding glycosyltransferase, which translates to MILSSIISSSWLLLQVYYLKSIKNGLEIEKKEEDKEPFFSIIVAIKNEDQKIVKELISNLIALDYDKYEVIIVSDDPKEYVSNIISSTGVSWNNIKIVRRERPIGRKAGALNYATKLANGEYFIFLDSEARVNKDFLRKICKYLDKEPLALHVEIRNHENFIEKIYSETTNFAMKSLFLSRFQKGLYIFPNGSAIVISRDTLSKIGFWKEGIVTEDLELGIRAALKGKQFTYVHDILVSLLSPRALFDLYYQIERWAYGSGELFIYGLKLFSKGFKGVEGYIYVIQWGIYSVFIFVLAIVASLQMLLHLSMSTYIISILIFSISLLIYSSSFKISEDEAYLVSIATIWAAIIGFTKGLFKLNFSWKVTPKIRSNTSKPLVLRVLQYIFFIIALTNLIYNNIFSSLILLLLSISIFIIDT; encoded by the coding sequence TTGATTTTATCTTCTATAATATCTTCTTCATGGTTACTTTTACAAGTGTACTATTTAAAATCAATAAAAAATGGTTTAGAGATTGAAAAAAAGGAAGAAGACAAAGAACCATTCTTTAGCATAATTGTAGCTATTAAAAATGAAGACCAAAAAATAGTAAAAGAATTAATATCGAATTTAATAGCTTTAGACTATGATAAATATGAAGTAATTATAGTTTCTGATGATCCTAAAGAATACGTTTCTAATATAATTAGTTCAACTGGTGTTTCATGGAATAATATCAAAATAGTAAGAAGAGAAAGACCAATTGGAAGAAAAGCTGGTGCTTTAAATTATGCAACTAAACTAGCTAATGGAGAATATTTTATTTTTTTAGATTCAGAAGCTAGGGTAAATAAAGATTTTCTAAGAAAAATATGCAAATATCTTGATAAAGAACCATTAGCTTTACATGTAGAAATTAGAAACCATGAAAATTTTATAGAAAAAATATATTCAGAAACTACTAATTTTGCAATGAAATCTCTTTTCCTTAGTAGATTCCAGAAAGGACTTTATATTTTTCCAAATGGTTCAGCAATAGTTATTTCAAGAGATACATTATCTAAAATAGGCTTTTGGAAAGAGGGTATAGTTACTGAAGATTTAGAATTAGGAATAAGGGCTGCATTAAAAGGAAAACAATTTACGTATGTTCATGATATTCTAGTAAGTTTATTATCCCCTAGAGCATTATTTGATCTCTACTATCAGATTGAAAGATGGGCATATGGATCAGGAGAATTATTTATATATGGATTAAAATTATTTTCAAAGGGATTTAAAGGCGTAGAAGGTTATATTTATGTCATTCAATGGGGAATTTACTCAGTATTTATTTTTGTCTTAGCTATTGTAGCTTCACTTCAAATGCTATTGCACTTATCTATGTCGACATATATAATATCTATATTAATATTTTCTATTTCTCTATTAATTTATTCATCTTCGTTTAAGATCAGTGAAGATGAAGCTTATTTAGTTAGCATAGCTACAATCTGGGCAGCAATAATTGGATTTACAAAAGGTTTATTTAAATTAAATTTTTCTTGGAAAGTTACACCCAAAATTAGAAGCAATACATCAAAACCTCTTGTATTAAGAGTCTTACAATATATATTTTTCATTATCGCATTAACCAATTTAATATATAATAATATATTTTCAAGTCTTATATTACTTCTACTTTCTATATCTATATTTATTATAGACACATGA
- a CDS encoding type II/IV secretion system ATPase subunit produces MPVKLPNLTFRSSKNKSNNNDITKNKKSNETISLPAPLIPLYPPAEELTEIISDYEINLLNSIPEYVKNSLNNSNIELSIANPHIFITYDENKGIYKYVLLEPPIDISAFDIYLYLISEIERALIEKSEGLDLGKIIINAAAKRPDLQIIQGERAGLKLLSTRGKVAIYYLLRNMFGYNILTPVLNDYKIEDISCSGLDLPIYVYHREFEYVPTNIVLHEKMKVLNLEVDGKELLDELVLRLISLSGKTISIADPISDGILPQGDRIAATFRTEVSARGSSFVIRRFNDRPITILDLINSGVLSPDAAAYLWYAIDMRMSFMVIGVTGAGKTTMLTSILNLAKESMKIVSIEDIPEIRLAQDNWVQLYARSAYGQSGKEISLMDLLKLSLRYRPDLVVVGEIRGAEAYVLFQALSTGHGGATTFHAYDTDSAMKRLMNEPLNIQQEWIPMMNIVVNVRRLPVYIGDKVELRRRAVSIDEIVSWNDYRRVVNWEAKSDSFNLDLDAAKVTRARIEEAGRDLAEVKAEIERRSLYLKMLASTKSVVQDPESYKLVKKYIIKYSIKPEQALAEVSRMSAVKITSV; encoded by the coding sequence ATGCCAGTCAAATTACCTAATTTGACTTTTAGATCGTCAAAGAATAAGAGTAATAATAATGATATTACTAAAAATAAAAAATCTAATGAAACCATATCATTACCTGCGCCTTTAATTCCCCTATATCCTCCTGCTGAAGAATTAACTGAAATAATATCTGATTATGAAATAAATTTATTAAACTCCATCCCAGAATATGTGAAAAATAGTTTAAATAACTCTAATATAGAATTATCGATAGCTAATCCGCATATCTTTATAACGTATGATGAAAATAAAGGAATATATAAATATGTATTATTAGAGCCACCAATTGATATATCTGCATTTGATATCTATTTATACTTGATCTCCGAAATAGAAAGAGCATTAATAGAAAAAAGCGAAGGCTTAGATTTAGGAAAAATTATTATTAATGCTGCTGCTAAAAGGCCAGATCTTCAAATAATACAAGGAGAAAGAGCAGGATTAAAATTACTTAGTACTAGAGGAAAAGTAGCTATTTATTACTTATTGAGAAACATGTTTGGCTATAATATATTAACTCCAGTTTTAAATGATTATAAAATTGAAGATATTTCATGTAGCGGATTAGATTTGCCAATTTATGTCTACCACAGAGAGTTTGAATATGTACCAACTAACATAGTTTTGCATGAGAAAATGAAAGTCTTAAACTTAGAGGTAGATGGAAAAGAATTATTAGATGAATTAGTATTAAGATTAATATCATTATCTGGAAAGACTATCTCTATAGCAGATCCTATAAGCGATGGTATATTACCTCAAGGAGATAGAATTGCAGCTACTTTTAGAACTGAAGTAAGCGCAAGAGGATCATCCTTTGTGATTAGAAGATTTAATGATAGACCAATAACCATTCTAGATTTAATAAATTCTGGTGTTTTATCACCAGATGCAGCAGCTTACTTATGGTATGCTATTGACATGAGAATGAGCTTTATGGTAATTGGAGTTACTGGAGCTGGAAAAACTACTATGCTAACTTCTATCTTAAACTTAGCTAAAGAATCGATGAAAATAGTATCAATAGAAGATATTCCAGAAATTAGATTAGCTCAAGATAATTGGGTACAATTGTATGCAAGAAGCGCATATGGACAATCTGGAAAAGAAATTAGCCTAATGGATTTGCTAAAACTATCTCTAAGATATAGACCAGACTTAGTTGTTGTAGGTGAAATAAGAGGTGCAGAAGCTTATGTATTATTCCAGGCTTTATCCACAGGTCACGGAGGTGCTACAACTTTCCACGCATATGACACAGATTCAGCCATGAAAAGGTTAATGAATGAGCCACTAAATATTCAACAAGAATGGATACCTATGATGAATATAGTTGTAAACGTTAGAAGATTACCAGTATATATAGGAGATAAGGTAGAATTAAGAAGAAGGGCAGTAAGCATAGATGAGATAGTAAGTTGGAATGATTATAGAAGGGTAGTTAATTGGGAAGCTAAGTCTGATAGTTTTAACTTAGACCTAGATGCAGCAAAAGTTACCAGAGCTAGAATAGAGGAAGCTGGAAGAGATTTAGCTGAAGTAAAAGCAGAAATAGAAAGAAGATCATTATATCTAAAAATGTTAGCTTCTACTAAAAGTGTTGTGCAAGATCCAGAAAGTTACAAATTAGTTAAAAAGTACATTATAAAATATAGTATAAAGCCAGAACAAGCATTAGCTGAAGTAAGCAGAATGTCAGCAGTAAAAATAACTTCAGTTTAA